A genome region from Musa acuminata AAA Group cultivar baxijiao chromosome BXJ3-5, Cavendish_Baxijiao_AAA, whole genome shotgun sequence includes the following:
- the LOC135637603 gene encoding serine/threonine-protein kinase D6PKL1-like → MASKTISHVSSEKQVKPLVSHRVEPTTCNPKHVTKLIKSEPTPSKELADADESMSKHPVTKFSEGMKPNQCFEGSINVETDTLPIEGPINSEADKLPSKAILPFENNNTHPCSDSQREPTQYVDTMGPNGAMILKGSVDQENNIEHDVSNGIISAKVSEGNSSITKSSGSAKVIDKVDVVENRISSMCRPSTSSDISDESLCSSLSSSINKPHKANDSRWEAIQMVRARDGILGLSHFRLLKRLGCGDIGSVYLSELSGTRSYFAMKVMDKGSLASRKKLLRAQTEREILQCLDHPFLPTLYSHFETDKFSCLVMEFCSGGDLHTLRQRQPGKRFSEQAVKFYVAEVLLALEYLHMLGIIYRDLKPENVLVREDGHIMLSDFDLSLRCAVSPTLIKSSNPESETLRRNNTVYCVQPACVEPPSCIQPACVAPTTCFGPRFFSSKSKKDRRPKHEIGNQVSPLPELIAEPTDAHSMSFVGTHEYLAPEIIKGEGHGSAVDWWTFGIFLYELLFGKTPFKGSGNRATLFNVVGQPLRFPDSPVVSFAARDLIRGLLVKEPHHRLAYKRGATEIKQHPFFEGVNWALIRCASPPEIPRHVEIERPIRPVASTSEKATPVINQKGPDNYLEFDFF, encoded by the exons ATGGCTTCAAAAACCATCTCGCATGTCAGCTCTGAGAAACAAGTCAAACCGCTTGTCAGCCACAGAGTAGAGCCAACCACTTGTAATCCTAAACatgttacaaagctaatcaaatcagAGCCTACTCCATCAAAAGAATTGGCAGATGCTGATGAGAGCATGTCAAAGCATCCTGTGACCAAATTTTCTGAGGGCATGAAACCTAATCAATGTTTTGAGGGATCTATCAATGTCGAAACAGATACACTTCCTATCGAGGGACCTATCAATTCTGAAGCAGATAAGCTTCCTTCCAAGGCCATCCTACCTTTTGAAAATAATAACACACACCCATGTTCCGATAGCCAGAGAGAACCAACACAATATGTTGACACCATGGGGCCGAATGGGGCCATGATCTTGAAAGGCAGTGTGGATCAAGAAAATAATATTGAACACGATGTAAGCAATGGCATTATTTCTGCCAAAGTTAGTGAAGGGAACAGCAGTATAACAAAGTCTAGTGGAAGTGCTAAGGTTATTGACAAAGTTGATGTTGTCGAAAATAGAATAAGTAGTATGTGCAGGCCCAGTACAAGCAGTGATATCAGTGATGAGAGCTTGTGTAGTAGCTTGAGTAGTAGCATTAACAAGCCCCATAAAGCAAATGATTCAAGATGGGAAGCAATTCAAATGGTTCGTGCTCGAGATGGAATTCTGGGTTTAAGCCATTTTAGACTACTAAAGAGGTTGGGATGTGGTGACATTGGTAGTGTTTATCTGTCAGAATTAAGTGGCACAAGAAGTTATTTCGCTATGAAGGTCATGGACAAGGGATCATTGGCTAGTCGTAAGAAGCTTCTAAGAGctcagacagagagagagatatTACAATGTCTGGATCATCCTTTTCTTCCAACCCTATATAGCCACTTTGAAACAGATAAATTCTCATGTTTGGTAATGGAGTTCTGCTCAGGGGGAGATTTGCACACCCTTCGGCAGAGGCAGCCAGGGAAACGTTTTTCTGAACAAGCAGTGAA ATTCTATGTAGCAGAGGTCCTCTTAGCACTGGAATACCTGCACATGCTTGGCATTATATACCGTGACCTTAAGCCAGAAAACGTCCTTGTGCGTGAGGATGGCCACATCATGCTTTCTGATTTTGACCTTTCCCTTCGATGTGCAGTTAGCCCCACGCTGATCAAGTCTTCTAACCCAGAATCAGAAACATTGCGGCGGAACAACACAGTCTACTGTGTCCAACCTGCTTGTGTTGAGCCACCCTCCTGCATCCAGCCTGCTTGCGTCGCTCCCACGACATGTTTTGGCCCTCGTTTCTTCTCCTCCAAGTCCAAGAAGGACCGTAGACCAAAACACGAGATTGGGAACCAGGTTAGCCCGTTGCCTGAGCTCATAGCAGAGCCCACGGATGCTCATTCGATGTCTTTTGTTGGCACACATGAATACTTGGCCCCAGAGATCATCAAGGGTGAGGGCCATGGGAGTGCCGTAGACTGGTGGACCTTTGGTATATTTTTGTATGAGCTTCTGTTTGGGAAAACTCCATTCAAGGGTTCGGGTAACCGGGCCACATTGTTCAATGTCGTAGGGCAGCCATTGCGCTTCCCAGATTCACCAGTTGTGAGCTTTGCTGCAAGGGACCTTATAAGGGGACTGCTTGTGAAGGAGCCACATCACAGGCTTGCATACAAGCGCGGGGCTACAGAGATAAAGCAGCACCCATTCTTTGAGGGTGTCAATTGGGCATTGATACGGTGTGCGAGTCCCCCAGAAATTCCAAGGCATGTTGAGATTGAAAGGCCTATACGGCCTGTGGCATCAACGAGCGAAAAGGCTACACCTGTCATCAATCAAAAGGGTCCTGATAACTATCTTGAATTCGATTTCTTTTAG